From the Lysobacter sp. FW306-1B-D06B genome, one window contains:
- a CDS encoding glutathione S-transferase N-terminal domain-containing protein — translation MIDLHYWPTPNGHKITIFLEEAGLPYTIHPVDIGAGDQFKPDYLTISPNNKMPAIVDREPGDGGPAISVFESGAILAYLANKTGKFVPADLRGRTEVSQWLHWQMGGLGPMTGQYGHFHVYAPEDLPYAKERYQREVLRLLGVLDRRLEGREFVAAGRLSIADMAIHPWINPYTKAPLDLTPFANLRRWHEAIAARPAVKRAYALAEKYGAKREMTPEMHKILFGTPSNPA, via the coding sequence ATGATCGACCTGCACTACTGGCCCACGCCCAACGGCCACAAGATCACGATCTTCCTGGAGGAAGCGGGCCTGCCGTACACGATCCACCCCGTCGACATCGGCGCCGGCGACCAGTTCAAGCCCGATTACCTGACGATTTCCCCCAACAACAAGATGCCCGCCATCGTCGACCGCGAGCCGGGCGACGGCGGCCCGGCGATCAGCGTGTTCGAGTCCGGCGCGATCCTGGCCTACCTGGCCAACAAGACGGGCAAGTTCGTGCCCGCCGACCTGCGCGGCCGCACCGAGGTCAGCCAGTGGCTGCACTGGCAGATGGGCGGCCTGGGCCCGATGACCGGCCAGTACGGCCACTTCCACGTCTACGCGCCGGAAGACCTGCCCTACGCCAAGGAGCGCTACCAGCGCGAAGTGCTGCGCTTGCTGGGCGTGCTCGACCGCCGCCTGGAAGGGCGCGAGTTCGTCGCCGCCGGGAGGCTGTCGATCGCCGACATGGCGATCCACCCCTGGATCAATCCCTACACCAAGGCGCCGCTGGATCTGACGCCGTTCGCCAACCTGCGCCGCTGGCACGAAGCCATCGCCGCACGCCCGGCGGTGAAGCGCGCCTACGCACTGGCCGAGAAGTACGGTGCCAAGCGCGAAATGACCCCGGAAATGCACAAGATCCTCTTCGGAACCCCGTCCAACCCCGCATGA